From the Synergistaceae bacterium genome, the window GATGTAATCAACTTTAGGATAATCTCTTAAAAGGGCGTCAAGGGTTTCTAGTGAATTGAAATTATTTTGATAAAAATTTAGAATTACTATATCCACTAATCCATCAGAGAGTTCAGCACGCAACTGATTAACACCAGTTACGATTTTTACAAGAGAAAATCCATCTTCCCCTTTAACAAGATCTGCATATAATTTCTGAAGTAACAGGTCTTTTTCCGAAATTACAACTCTTGTGCTTTCCATTTTTTCAAAACTCCCGTACCAAAAGTTTTCAGATGTAAAGAAAAGCACACAACTTTGTTCCGTTGTGTGCTTGATTTAAAATATTTTATATAATTTCTACGGTATAGGACCGCTCCACCAGCGTGGAATTCCAAATGAATAGCCAAAGGTAAATTCTCCATCTTGGTCATAAACCACTATAACTCTCCCTGCGAAATTATTTGTCGGCATAGTAAGTGCAATTCCGGTTTCCCACCAACTATCATGGTTTTTCCACTCTTTCAGAACTTGCCCATATCGGCCAAAAAGTTCAACATTTACTCCACCCCACCATGACCTCATCATGTTTCTGGATGCACCAATGTGGAGCCAGTAGGCCTGATCTCCTACGAGGGGATGTTTGGATAAACTATATAGCTCCTCTCTATTACCCAAAATGGCTGCATAGGCAATGTTGTCCGCATTGCCGGTCTTTAATCCTCCCTGGAATACCATCTTCCACTCTTGGAATGTGGGCAAATGATATTGGAAAAGGCTGTGTGTCATTGCCACTTCATTGAAAGGAGCCCAAACGTCAGAGGTTAGAGACCATCCTTTTGTTGGCAGCACCGGATCGTCCAATGTGTTTATATTAAGCGATAGGTATGGACCGGAGAAAGTATCTCCCTGACTTATCCTGGAGACTGCATATCCAATGCCGAACCGATTTCTTCTACCGAAGTTTTTATACCATGCGAGCCGTGCAGAATATCTTTCAAATTCATGTGTACCCAAATCTCTCGTCTCAAAGCCCTCTTCTCTTGCCGAAAGAACGAGCCCAAACTGAGTATCTTGAAAAGTGGGAGGAGTAAAATAACGGCCAAGAAGTCCCCATCTGTTCCCTAATCTATATTCTAAAGAACCTACGTCTCCATCCATTAGGATATCCCGTATCTGAGTTTCAATTGAGAACCAACCATCGCGGCTTATGTTTCCAACGTACCCATTTATACCAACTTCATATTTTGCCGGGCGTTCTATAAATATTACGATTTCCACGTCAGATCTGCTGACTCGTTTGGTTCGAGCTTCAACTAGAGAGAAGTCTTCTCTTCTCGAAAGCTCCTTTATGGCTTCTGCCAATTTTTTCATGTCGAGTTTTTCTCCGACCCAAGAGCCATATTTTGCATAGAGTGCGTTCGCGATGTTTTTGGGAACTCCTTCGAATCTCAGAGCAGAGACCTTTAGATTTCTTCCAGGCTCTTGATCCAAATGTGGGATGCAGGAATCGGTATCTTCACATTCGCTTAAAAGTCTTTTAATTGCTTCTATTTGCGGCTTTGTCGCCTCGACTCCCCGTTCTATTATTTTGTCGTAACCTCCCGAATCAAGCACTCCAAAGTCACTCACTTTGGGAGAGATAACAAGATCTGCTGCAGCAACATTACGCCTTATCTGTTCAACCATAAGAATTTCAAGAGACTGAGCCGCAACATCAAGCACCGACCTTATGCTCCCACGCTCTCTGCTTATGTCTTCCGGGGAGAGATTCACAGCAACCACGGGGTGGTCAGGGAACATTTCTTTTGCGATTAGAACAGGAAGGTTGGCCTTTAACCCTCCGTCTACAAGCAAGGTCTCATCTATCTCCCAGGGTTCAAAAATACCCGGAATAGACATTGTCGCTCGTAGTGCAGAAGCCAGGTTTCCCTCGCGCAACACAACTGTATCTCCATTTTGAAGGTTGGTTGCGATGGCAGCGAATGGGATAGGAAGGTCGTCAAAATCAGCAACAGAAACTCTTGCCGTCATTTCACTGAGATAAGTGTAAAGATTTTTTGCCTGAAGAAGCCCTTGCTTTCCCATGAAGCCCCGACTTCTCCTGTCATCTTTCTGAATTAATACTAAGTTGGTTTTACTTGTGGGAGCAGAGTTGTATCCAATGTCTTCAGCTCCTGAAATGCTTCTGTCTGAAATAATTTCCATTATGTTGACTTGATTTAAATGCTCTTTTAACTCTGCCGCATTATATCCGGAAGCGTAAAGTCCTCCCATTATTCCCCCCATACTTGTACCAACAATGGCGGCAATGGGAATATCGGCTTTTTCCAATTCCTCAAAAACTCCTATGTGGGCGAGGCCCTTGGTTCCACCACCGGAGAGAACTAAGACTATTCCGTCTTTATGTTGAAAGCCCCATCTTCTATTGTGAGAAGAGAGCAATTTACTCTGACTGGAAACTCTTGAAGGGGTTGACTCTAAGTCTTTTGGAGAAGATGGGGATCTTTCAGGAGATTGAAAAGAGAGAATAGAGTTTATTTTAGCACCATTCAATATCTGTCTCTCTGCAAAAGTTACTTCTGCAAAAGCCGAAGAAACTAATAGCTTCGCACAGAGAAAAACAAATATCATAAATTTAAAATGCTTGTTCATGTAACCACCCCTATTGCAACTCAAGAAGTTTTGTCTGTTCGGTTTTTATTTTTGATTCGCTTATAAAAAACCACATATTGAGAAGAGAACTCGTATAGTGCAAAAGTTGATTGTGAATAAAACAGTATAATTGTTAATTATAGCAGAACAGATAATGTTAATATATAATACATTCAACCTTATAACCTAAAAATTGAGACAGGAAAGGGAAAAAATAAATGTGGAAGAAAACGAAGTTAATTATTATTTTACTCTTTGCCGCGTTTTTTATAGGTTTTTTGCCTACGATTATTAAGTTTTTAAATGAGACTGTAATCTATTCTGCCGGGAAGGGACTCTCTTTTCACACTCATATATCAGCTATTATTAAATCTTTCACATATTTTTTGAGGCACTATGCTTGGCACATAATGTTTATATATGCTCTTATCGTCGCATTTATGATCTTTATGGAAGGACAAAACCCCGACAGAACAATACTTTGGATGCTTGTCCTAGTATTCATACCAGTTTTTGGGCTAATCATCTACTTTATGATGGGGCCTGATCCGGAGAGCTATAAGAGAAAAAAAGCCTTTCGCCCAACTCCTCCCTCTATAGATCAGACACCCTTTACCTCGGATAAGCGTTATGCCATAGGAAGACTTCTTCACTCGTGTAGCGGAGCTGATCTTTTGCGTTATAACAAAGTTGAAATTCTTATAGATGGAGAGGAAACCTTTAGTTCCATAAAAAAATCCCTTCGCAAGGCAAAATCCTTTATAAATATGGAATATTTCATTATCAAGGATGATGAGCTTGGAATTGAGATTAGGGACATATTATTGGATGCCGCAAAACGTGGCGTAAGAGTGAAAGTTTTGTATGATGCCATAGGCAGTTGGAGTCTCACAAAACAGTATGTCGATACACTCATAAATGCTGGAATAGAGTGCCACTCCTTTACCCCTGTTTCCTTTGCACGTTTTCGTAGAAAAATGAACTTCCGAAATCATAGGAAAATTATAATAATTGACAATGAGGTGGCTTACACAGGCGGCCTGAATATAGGCGATGAGTATCTGGGGAAAGGCCCTCTTGGACATTGGAGAGACACTCATGTGAAACTGGAGGGCGAAGCCGTAGATGAACTTCAAAAAATCTTCCTGCATGATTGGTGCTTTAGAACAGAAGAAGATTCTCAAAAGATGTATGAAGAATTTTTACGTATTGTGGGTATTATTGAACCTAAAAGAGATTATTCACACTTGCCGGCCCTGCCCCTTCAGGTTGTAGCCAGCGGAGCGAGTGATGCGTGGCACACGATTTCACAAGGATATTTCGCTATGATTACAAAAGCAGAAAATCGAATTTGGATCACCTCTCCCTATCTGGTGCCCAGCTCTAGCCTTATGACCGCAATGGCAAATGCTGCTCTGTCAGGAGTTGACGTGCGCATTATTGTCCCCAATAAGAGAGACCATTTTCTTGTCTTTTGGGGAAGCAGAAACAATTTTGCTCCTCTCCTTCGTGCTGGAGTAAGAATATATTTGTACGAAAAGGGTTTTATGCATGCAAAAACTCTGCTTATGGACGACAGCCTTTGTTCGGTCGGTACTTGCAACATGGACGTTCGTAGCCTTGAAATAAATTTCGAAGCTCAACTTTTTATTCATGACAGTAAACTGGCAGAAGAATTTGAATTACAGTTTGAAAGAGACTTTAGTGATTCCAAGGAGCTTGATTTAAACGAGTGGGAGAAACGCCCTCTTTGGCAAAAAATAATCGAATCCTTCGGAAAACTTTATTCGGCACAAATATAACAAAAATGTTAGAGATGATTGCATGACAAACGATACCTATAAGAAAAAGTTTTTATTTCAAAATATATTTGGGATTATAGACATTGTTTTAAAATTTGGTCTACATATTTTCCTTTACTGTAAAATAAAATCCGCTTTCCCCAACCCTCTTATAGCTAAGATTTGGATTGTTTGGGGATTTTTTTTCTTATTAATTGCCCTTATTACAAAGAGAAATTTTGGAGAAAAATTTGAAAAGCTGCTTTGTTGTTTTGACAGAATTGCGGGGCTCTATATTCTCTATTTATTTATTTTATTCTTAACTTTCTTGCTGCTTGATGCTCTGTGTTCTTTTATAAATGTAAAGTTTTTGCCTATTGAGATTTTTATTTCAGCTTTAGTTTTAGCTTTAATCATTTTGGTATTTGGAATTATACAGGCCAATATGATTCAAACAGTCTATTTAAAAATTTATAGTGAAAAACTTTCACCGGAAGTACCACCCTTAAGAATTGTTCAAATCACAGATTTACATTTAGGGTTTTGGTCAGGAGAGTCTTTCCTTAAAAAAATTGTAACCAAAATAAATCAATTAAATGCTGACATGGTCGTAGTTACAGGAGATCTGCTGGATGGAGTTAGCAGAGAGCAAAACGTTGATTTAAGTTTATTTTGTGAATTAAAAACAACTTTTGGCATATATGCCGTCACTGGCAATCATGAACACTATAGGGATAGTGACAGTGCTATTGCACTTATGGAATCTGTTGGGATAACTGTTTTGAAAAGCGAATCGATTGAAGTCGGCGGAATAATAATCGTTGGAGTCAATGATACAGACCACACGGTTAAAGCTAATTGGGGATTAAGCCGCTCTGAAACATTAGTCTTATCTCTTGAACATAAACAAAAAGATAAATTTCTGCTGCTGTTGCGGCATAAACCTATTATAGAATCCGGCACAGAAGGGCATTTTGATCTCCAACTATCGGGACATACGCATGGCGGACAGTTTTTCCCCTCTCCCTTTTCACGACATATAATATCGGGGATAAACAAAGGTTTCAAAAAATTTAAAAAGGGAGAACTCCTTTATGTAAGTAATGGAGTCGGGCATATAGGGCCTCCTTTTCGTTTTTTTGCACCTCCTGAAATAGTGGTTATCGATTTGCGTACAAGGGAAGATGAAGCGAGGATTTAAATTTGGCTAACTTTTGTATTTTTTGCCCCTTGTGCTATTCTTATCTTGCAAATTTATATATATAAAAGGCAGGTTTTTACTATGTGGAAAGGCCGTTTTGCACAGGATACAAACGAGTCAGTTGTCAACTTCACTCAGTCATTGAATTTAGACTGGAGGATGGCTCTGGCTGATATAAGAGGCAGTATTGCTCATGTCCGTATGTTGGAACATCAGAACTTGCTTACAGCTGAAGAGAGCAAAATTATAGAAGAGAATCTTCTTGAAATTGCTGAAGAGATTAAAGAGGGGGTTTTCATTCCCAAAATTTCCCTCGAAGACGTACATATGAACATAGAATCCCGCCTTATTGAAAAGTGCGGTGCAGTTGGAGCAAAACTTCATATGGGACGCAGCAGAAACGATCAGGTAAATACGACTGTTCGCCTATACCTTCGCAAAGAGCTTGTCTCAATCTGGGACGGTCTTTATAAACTTATAAATGTCCTTTTTGAAAAAGCCGAAGAACATGTCGATATTGTCGTGCCGGGTTATACTCATTTACAGCAGGCACAGCCTATTTCAATGGGACATTTTTGGATGGCACATGCACAAGCTTTTTTACGCGATGCGAAGCGCCTTTTGGATGCTTATGAAAATGTAGATGAGTCGCCTTTGGGATGTGGTGCACTGGCAGGAAGCACTCTACCTATTAACAGAGAATTTACCTGCGATGATCTTGGCTTTTCTAAAATGACGGCAAATAGCATGGACACAGTAGCTCACCGCGATCATTTTATGGATGTTCTTTATTTTGCAGCGACTTTCGGAAGCCATGTAAGCAGAATGGCAGAGGATTTAATTATTTATTTTACTACCGAATTTGGTTGGATAAAGCTCCCCGATGCATTCTGTACTGGATCAAGCATAATGCCCCAAAAGAAGAATCCTGATGTCTTGGAGATTCTTCGAGGTAAATCGGGACAGCTTTACGGAGCACTTTTTGAAATACTTACCATGCTAAAAGGAACTCCCCTCACATACAATAGAGATTTACAAGATGACAAGAGAGCCCTTTTTAGTACTCTGGACTGTCTAAATGATATTTTCTCTGTATTGCCTAATCTGATAAAAGAAGTAGAAGTAGATGAAAAAGCAGCCAATAGAGGCTTTGAAGATGGATTAATCCTTGCGACTGATGTCGCGGAGTACCTTGTACTACAGGGAGTTCCATTTAGAAATGCACATGAGAAAGTAGGGCATATTGTACGTTACTGCATTGAAATGAAAAAACCTCTCACTTCCCTAAGCATACAGGAGTGGCAAACGAAAATACCTGAAGTGAAAGAAGATTTGCTGCCCTTGCTAACACCGAGAAAATCAATGGAACGCCGCAACACTGTTGGTGGCACCGCACCTCAGCAGGTAAAAAATCAGATTGAAGATGCCAGGGCTAAACTGGCTCTTTACGAGAGAGAGGCAAAAGAAATTAAGGAGAGACTGCCGAAAGGATATTAATTTTTTAAAAAATAGTCAATCGCTAAAAACAGCTCCGTAAGATAATCTCAGAAGAGAATAACTTACGGAGCTGTTTTTAGTTTATCTGTAAAAATATTTTATTTTAGAGTTTCTATCCAGCCAAACGTATCAGGAGCTTTACCCCACTGAATATCTGTTAGAGCATTATATATCTTCATTGTAAGTTCGCCTGTCTTATTATCATTAATAACGAAGTTCTCTTCGCCAAAGGTAAGCTCGCCTATAGGAGAGACTACTGCAGCTGTGCCACAACACCAACATTCTTCCAAGGTCCCGTTTTGGGCTGCTTCTCTCACTTCATCTACACTAATCTTGCGCTCTTCCAAGGGATAGTTCCATGATTTCAATATTTCTAAGATTGATTTTCTAGTGATTCCCGGCAAGATTGAACCATTAAGTTCAGGGGTCACTACGGTGCCGGCTATTTTGAACATTACGTTCATTCCGCCACCCTCTTCAATATATTTTCTCTCTTCTGCGTCAAGCCAAAGCACCTGTGCATATCCTTTTGATGCAGCCCTTTCCCCGGCACGCAATGAAGCAGCATAATTTCCGCCACATTTTGCAAATCCGGTGCCACCCTTTGACGCCCTGACGTCGTCTTTTTCTATCATCATTTTTACAGGGTTTATTCCCTCTTTAAAGTAGGATCCCACAGGTGAAAGGATAATTGCAAAAACACATTCATGAGGTGTATGTACACCAAGCATTGCATCATTTGCAAACATAAATGGGCGTATATAAAGAGATGTATAGGGAGCGCTTGGGACCCAGTCCTGTTCAATCTCGATAAGAGTTTTAAGAGCCTTTAGAAAGAAATCTTCGTCTATTTTAGGAAGACACATACGTTCTGCAGAAATATTCATTCTTTTAATGTTTTCTATTGGACGAAATAGCTGTACATTGCCCTCTTCTGTGCGATAAGCTTTCATTCCCTCAAAAATTTCAGGGGCATAGTGAAGAACTATTGAAGCCGGTGATATTTCGAATGGGCCGAATGGGATAATTCGAGGATCATGCCAACCTTTTTTTACGTCGTAATTCATTACAAACATATTGTCTGTAAAGACCTTACCAAAACCGAGCTCTTTTTCGTCAACCTTTGGTTTTGGATTTTCATTCAACATAAGCTTGATTTTTTCCATTTTACACCCTTCTTTTTCTTTAGAATTTAGTTCTTTGATGTCAGTATTTTATCGGACTGAATTTATGATTTTCATTATATAGTATCCTTGATACATTATCCACAAAATAGAATTTAACGTTTTAACTCACTTATCTTACTGTGTTTCTTTACTGTCTTTAAATATATTGATGGATTATAATCTTAATGTTAAGAATTTATGGTTGGATTACATAAAAGGAGAGAGTATTATGCAAAATGTGCCGAAACACATATTTAGAGAGTACGATATCCGAGGACTTGCACAGAGTGAATTGTCTGATGAGAACGTAACTCAGATAGGACAAGCATACGGAACTTGGCTGCTCTCCCGTGGCATTGATAAAGCAACGATAGGAATGGACATTCGCCTCTCCTCGCCTCGAATAAAAACAGCAGCTGCAAATGGCATGAGACGTGCGGGAGTTTCGGTTATCGATATAGGAGTATGTTCTTCTCCTACTTTTTACTGGAGTCTTTATCATTTTGAAGTTGACGGCGGCATAATGGTTACAGGAAGCCATAATCCCAAAGAATTTAATGGTCTTAAAATTGCCTTTGAAAAAGGAACTCTTTGGGGAGATGACATTCAGGAAATACACAGGATAATAAACGACGACAAAATTGTTGCCGCAAAAGTTCCAGGAACTGTAACAGATATCCCGATTAATGAAGAGTATATAGATATGCTCGTATCTAAGATAACTTTGGGAGAGAGAAAACCTAAAGTCGTATGCGATTCTGCCAATGGCACTGGTGGGCTTTACGCTCCAGAATTCTTGCGACGCATCGGATGTAACGTGGTTGAACTTTATAGCGAACCTGATGAAAATTTTCCCAATCATCATCCCGACCCAACAAAGCGTGAAAATCTCGTTGACTTAATTAATTGTGTTATAAAAGAAAAAGCGGACTTTGGTGTTGGATTTGACGGAGATTCAGACCGAATCGGGGTTGTTGATGATAAAGGGGAGATTATCTGGGGAGATAGACTTATGGCACTTTTTTGGAAGGAAATTCTACCCAAAAAACCAGGTTGTATTGGAATTTGTGAAGTCAAAAGCTCCATGGCTCTACCGGAGACTATAAAAAAATTAGGCGGTAAACCTATTTGGTGGGCGGCCGGACACTCTTTGATAAAAGCAAAGATGAGAGATGAAAAGGCACTATTTTCAGGCGAAGTATCGGGACACATGTTCTTTGCAGACGAATATTTTGGCTTTGACGATGCTTTCTATGCTGCAGGGCGCTTATGTAGAATGATTTCTAACAGCGATAAAAAACTTTCGGAAATCATGATTGACATCCCTATATACCCATCCACCGTTGAAACCCGTTATGACTGTCCCGATGAAATAAAATTTGACGTGGTGGAGCGAGTAAAAGATGCGGCATTAAAAGAAGGCTTGGATGCCATTACCGTAGACGGAATTAGAATTAATTATGATTTAGGCTGGGGGCTTGTCAGAGTTTCAAACACACAGCCAGTTTTAGTCGCAAGATGCGAGGGTCGGACGAAAGAAGCTCTCGACGAAATATGCCGGGATATAAAGGAAAGACTTATTAAAGCGGGCAGTCCAAATTTTAAGTGGGAATACTAAGGAATAAAATTAAGCAATATTATATTATAGGCAATAGTGAGAGTAGAATTTTTACAAAGTTATTAAATATTTAAAAAATAAAGAATGATACACGTAAAACAGGAGGAAAAAGCATGAAGTGCACAAAAGAGCTAGATGGAATGACTTGTGTTGCAAGAGGCGCAAAACATGGCGCAGCTCCTATTCCGCAAGAAGGCAAATGGGACGAAGCAAAGGAAGTAAAGGATATTTCAGCTTTTACTCATGGTGTGGGCTGGTGTGCTCCTCAGCAGGGAGCATGCAAATTGACGCTTAATGTTAAGGAAGGAATCATACAAGAAGCGTTGATCGAAACCATAGGCTGTTCAGGCATGACACACTCAGCAGCAATGGCATCAGAGATTCTGCCAGGAAAGACTATTCTTGAAGCTTTAAACTGCGATCTTGTCTGCGACGCTATTAATACGGCTATGAGAGAACTTTTTCTTCAAATAGCATATGGAAGAAGCCAGAGTGCATTTTCTGAAGATGGACTCCCCTTGGGTGCCGGGCTTGAAGATTTGGGGAACGGCCTTCGTTCACAAATCGGAACAATGTACGGCTCTCTGCCCAAAGGCCCTCGTTATCTTGAAATGGCTGAAGGATATGTAACGAAAGTTGCATTAGACGAAAATGACGAGATTATCGGATATCAATACGTCAATATGGGCAAGATGATGGATGCAATTCGCAAGAACGTCGATCCAAAGGAAGCGCTTGAAAAAAATACCGGCACTTATGGAAGATTCGAAGATGCCGTAAAAATTAT encodes:
- a CDS encoding patatin, whose protein sequence is MNKHFKFMIFVFLCAKLLVSSAFAEVTFAERQILNGAKINSILSFQSPERSPSSPKDLESTPSRVSSQSKLLSSHNRRWGFQHKDGIVLVLSGGGTKGLAHIGVFEELEKADIPIAAIVGTSMGGIMGGLYASGYNAAELKEHLNQVNIMEIISDRSISGAEDIGYNSAPTSKTNLVLIQKDDRRSRGFMGKQGLLQAKNLYTYLSEMTARVSVADFDDLPIPFAAIATNLQNGDTVVLREGNLASALRATMSIPGIFEPWEIDETLLVDGGLKANLPVLIAKEMFPDHPVVAVNLSPEDISRERGSIRSVLDVAAQSLEILMVEQIRRNVAAADLVISPKVSDFGVLDSGGYDKIIERGVEATKPQIEAIKRLLSECEDTDSCIPHLDQEPGRNLKVSALRFEGVPKNIANALYAKYGSWVGEKLDMKKLAEAIKELSRREDFSLVEARTKRVSRSDVEIVIFIERPAKYEVGINGYVGNISRDGWFSIETQIRDILMDGDVGSLEYRLGNRWGLLGRYFTPPTFQDTQFGLVLSAREEGFETRDLGTHEFERYSARLAWYKNFGRRNRFGIGYAVSRISQGDTFSGPYLSLNINTLDDPVLPTKGWSLTSDVWAPFNEVAMTHSLFQYHLPTFQEWKMVFQGGLKTGNADNIAYAAILGNREELYSLSKHPLVGDQAYWLHIGASRNMMRSWWGGVNVELFGRYGQVLKEWKNHDSWWETGIALTMPTNNFAGRVIVVYDQDGEFTFGYSFGIPRWWSGPIP
- the cls gene encoding cardiolipin synthase is translated as MWKKTKLIIILLFAAFFIGFLPTIIKFLNETVIYSAGKGLSFHTHISAIIKSFTYFLRHYAWHIMFIYALIVAFMIFMEGQNPDRTILWMLVLVFIPVFGLIIYFMMGPDPESYKRKKAFRPTPPSIDQTPFTSDKRYAIGRLLHSCSGADLLRYNKVEILIDGEETFSSIKKSLRKAKSFINMEYFIIKDDELGIEIRDILLDAAKRGVRVKVLYDAIGSWSLTKQYVDTLINAGIECHSFTPVSFARFRRKMNFRNHRKIIIIDNEVAYTGGLNIGDEYLGKGPLGHWRDTHVKLEGEAVDELQKIFLHDWCFRTEEDSQKMYEEFLRIVGIIEPKRDYSHLPALPLQVVASGASDAWHTISQGYFAMITKAENRIWITSPYLVPSSSLMTAMANAALSGVDVRIIVPNKRDHFLVFWGSRNNFAPLLRAGVRIYLYEKGFMHAKTLLMDDSLCSVGTCNMDVRSLEINFEAQLFIHDSKLAEEFELQFERDFSDSKELDLNEWEKRPLWQKIIESFGKLYSAQI
- a CDS encoding metallophosphoesterase, with amino-acid sequence MTNDTYKKKFLFQNIFGIIDIVLKFGLHIFLYCKIKSAFPNPLIAKIWIVWGFFFLLIALITKRNFGEKFEKLLCCFDRIAGLYILYLFILFLTFLLLDALCSFINVKFLPIEIFISALVLALIILVFGIIQANMIQTVYLKIYSEKLSPEVPPLRIVQITDLHLGFWSGESFLKKIVTKINQLNADMVVVTGDLLDGVSREQNVDLSLFCELKTTFGIYAVTGNHEHYRDSDSAIALMESVGITVLKSESIEVGGIIIVGVNDTDHTVKANWGLSRSETLVLSLEHKQKDKFLLLLRHKPIIESGTEGHFDLQLSGHTHGGQFFPSPFSRHIISGINKGFKKFKKGELLYVSNGVGHIGPPFRFFAPPEIVVIDLRTREDEARI
- the argH gene encoding argininosuccinate lyase; the protein is MWKGRFAQDTNESVVNFTQSLNLDWRMALADIRGSIAHVRMLEHQNLLTAEESKIIEENLLEIAEEIKEGVFIPKISLEDVHMNIESRLIEKCGAVGAKLHMGRSRNDQVNTTVRLYLRKELVSIWDGLYKLINVLFEKAEEHVDIVVPGYTHLQQAQPISMGHFWMAHAQAFLRDAKRLLDAYENVDESPLGCGALAGSTLPINREFTCDDLGFSKMTANSMDTVAHRDHFMDVLYFAATFGSHVSRMAEDLIIYFTTEFGWIKLPDAFCTGSSIMPQKKNPDVLEILRGKSGQLYGALFEILTMLKGTPLTYNRDLQDDKRALFSTLDCLNDIFSVLPNLIKEVEVDEKAANRGFEDGLILATDVAEYLVLQGVPFRNAHEKVGHIVRYCIEMKKPLTSLSIQEWQTKIPEVKEDLLPLLTPRKSMERRNTVGGTAPQQVKNQIEDARAKLALYEREAKEIKERLPKGY
- a CDS encoding branched-chain amino acid aminotransferase, coding for MEKIKLMLNENPKPKVDEKELGFGKVFTDNMFVMNYDVKKGWHDPRIIPFGPFEISPASIVLHYAPEIFEGMKAYRTEEGNVQLFRPIENIKRMNISAERMCLPKIDEDFFLKALKTLIEIEQDWVPSAPYTSLYIRPFMFANDAMLGVHTPHECVFAIILSPVGSYFKEGINPVKMMIEKDDVRASKGGTGFAKCGGNYAASLRAGERAASKGYAQVLWLDAEERKYIEEGGGMNVMFKIAGTVVTPELNGSILPGITRKSILEILKSWNYPLEERKISVDEVREAAQNGTLEECWCCGTAAVVSPIGELTFGEENFVINDNKTGELTMKIYNALTDIQWGKAPDTFGWIETLK
- a CDS encoding phosphomannomutase/phosphoglucomutase — encoded protein: MQNVPKHIFREYDIRGLAQSELSDENVTQIGQAYGTWLLSRGIDKATIGMDIRLSSPRIKTAAANGMRRAGVSVIDIGVCSSPTFYWSLYHFEVDGGIMVTGSHNPKEFNGLKIAFEKGTLWGDDIQEIHRIINDDKIVAAKVPGTVTDIPINEEYIDMLVSKITLGERKPKVVCDSANGTGGLYAPEFLRRIGCNVVELYSEPDENFPNHHPDPTKRENLVDLINCVIKEKADFGVGFDGDSDRIGVVDDKGEIIWGDRLMALFWKEILPKKPGCIGICEVKSSMALPETIKKLGGKPIWWAAGHSLIKAKMRDEKALFSGEVSGHMFFADEYFGFDDAFYAAGRLCRMISNSDKKLSEIMIDIPIYPSTVETRYDCPDEIKFDVVERVKDAALKEGLDAITVDGIRINYDLGWGLVRVSNTQPVLVARCEGRTKEALDEICRDIKERLIKAGSPNFKWEY